A portion of the Tepidanaerobacter syntrophicus genome contains these proteins:
- the dhaK gene encoding dihydroxyacetone kinase subunit DhaK → MKKVINNPENVVEEMLEGMAAAYPQYVRKLDGFDVMIRTNAPVKGKVALVSGGGSGHEPSHAGFVGKGMLDAAVAGAVFTSPTPDQIYEAIKAVDGGAGVLLIIKNYTGDIMNFEMAAEMAEGDGVNIEKVVVNDDVAVEDSLYTTGRRGIAGTVFVHKIAGAKAEAGGTLVEVKNTAEKVINNVRSMGFALTPCTVPAAGKPNFTLGEDEMEIGIGIHGEPGTMRTSIMKADEIVDHLLDKITKDLPYEAGDEVAVMVNGLGATPLMEQFIMNRRVSEVLKEKKIKVYKTFIGEFMTSLEMAGASITLLKLDEELKTLLDASADTPAFRQL, encoded by the coding sequence ATGAAAAAGGTCATAAATAATCCTGAAAATGTAGTTGAGGAAATGCTGGAAGGTATGGCCGCAGCTTATCCTCAGTATGTAAGGAAGCTTGATGGTTTTGATGTTATGATAAGAACTAATGCGCCGGTAAAAGGAAAGGTTGCGTTAGTATCAGGAGGAGGCAGCGGCCATGAGCCTTCTCATGCAGGCTTTGTAGGTAAGGGCATGTTGGATGCGGCAGTAGCAGGAGCTGTTTTTACATCGCCAACCCCTGATCAGATATATGAAGCAATAAAAGCAGTGGACGGGGGAGCTGGGGTTCTGCTGATAATAAAGAACTACACTGGTGATATAATGAACTTTGAAATGGCGGCGGAAATGGCTGAGGGCGACGGAGTAAATATTGAAAAAGTAGTTGTAAATGATGACGTTGCTGTTGAAGACAGCCTTTATACCACCGGAAGACGCGGCATTGCGGGAACGGTTTTTGTGCATAAGATTGCAGGAGCAAAGGCAGAAGCAGGCGGGACTTTGGTAGAAGTAAAAAATACAGCAGAAAAAGTTATTAATAATGTGCGGAGCATGGGATTTGCTCTTACGCCCTGCACTGTCCCTGCTGCGGGCAAACCCAACTTTACCTTGGGCGAAGATGAAATGGAAATAGGCATAGGCATTCACGGAGAACCGGGGACAATGAGGACTTCTATCATGAAGGCAGATGAAATCGTGGATCACTTACTTGATAAGATAACAAAGGATTTGCCTTATGAAGCAGGCGATGAAGTAGCCGTGATGGTAAACGGCCTTGGCGCAACACCATTAATGGAACAATTTATAATGAACCGAAGAGTAAGCGAGGTTTTAAAGGAAAAGAAAATTAAGGTCTATAAGACGTTTATCGGTGAATTTATGACTTCACTTGAGATGGCGGGAGCATCTATTACTCTTTTAAAATTAGATGAGGAGCTAAAAACTCTGCTAGATGCATCTGCAGATACACCTGCTTTTAGACAGCTTTGA